Proteins from a single region of Streptomyces sp. TN58:
- a CDS encoding carboxymuconolactone decarboxylase family protein, translated as MSTTSETPVLDTLAAMTGDSLERCGMDADMLLLIRLAALVASDAPPISYAAHIDPAVRAGLTAEQLQDVLVAIAPIVGTARVMTAAGNITKALGVAIAVAEAEAQAGMDTMG; from the coding sequence ATGTCCACTACATCTGAGACCCCGGTCCTGGACACTCTCGCCGCCATGACGGGCGATTCGCTCGAACGCTGCGGGATGGACGCGGACATGCTGCTCCTGATCCGGCTCGCGGCCCTCGTGGCCTCCGACGCTCCGCCGATCTCCTACGCCGCGCACATCGACCCCGCCGTCCGGGCCGGACTGACGGCGGAGCAGTTGCAGGACGTGCTGGTGGCCATCGCCCCCATCGTCGGCACGGCCCGCGTGATGACGGCCGCGGGCAACATCACCAAGGCGCTCGGCGTGGCCATCGCCGTCGCCGAGGCCGAGGCCCAGGCCGGGATGGACACCATGGGCTGA
- a CDS encoding DUF2252 domain-containing protein: protein MSRSAITAMRAVPEATPEERAAIGRGARSRCPRSGHSVYQPPPGRPDPLAILEAQSATRVPELVPIRYARMTESPFRFYRGAAAIMASDLAGSPDSGIAVQLCGDAHLLNFRLLASPERRLMFDINDFDETLPGPWEWDVKRLSASLVIAARANGFDEAERARIVNSAVRSYREAMIRFAGMGNLDVWYAKTDAEGLEALVAEQLDRRARRKLAAAMAKARTRDSLQVFDKLTEVVDGGPRIAADPPLLVPLADLLPDDEREELVERLSSLVGHYGRTLESNRRALLEDYRLVDVARKVVGVGSVGTRCWILLLLGRDDRDPLFLQAKEADTSVLADHVGASLYSNQGERVVSGQRLMQAASDIFLGWERVDGIDGRKRDFYIRQLRDWKGIAMPETMSPAQLETFGNACGMTLARAHARSGDRVAIAAYLGRGVVFDRALAEFAEAYADQNERDHQALVDAVRAGRLPARELPAA, encoded by the coding sequence ATGTCCCGGAGTGCGATCACCGCGATGCGCGCGGTGCCCGAGGCCACGCCCGAGGAGCGCGCGGCCATCGGCAGGGGAGCCCGGAGCCGCTGCCCCCGGTCGGGGCACTCCGTGTACCAGCCCCCTCCCGGCCGGCCGGATCCTCTGGCGATCCTGGAGGCGCAGTCCGCGACACGGGTGCCCGAGCTGGTCCCGATCCGCTACGCGCGGATGACGGAATCCCCGTTCCGCTTCTACCGGGGAGCCGCCGCGATCATGGCGTCCGACCTGGCCGGCAGCCCGGACTCGGGGATCGCGGTACAGCTGTGCGGTGACGCGCACCTGTTGAACTTCCGCCTGCTGGCCTCGCCGGAGCGGCGGCTGATGTTCGACATCAACGACTTCGACGAGACGCTGCCCGGCCCCTGGGAGTGGGACGTCAAACGGCTGTCCGCGAGCCTGGTCATCGCCGCCCGGGCGAACGGCTTCGACGAAGCCGAGCGCGCCCGCATCGTGAACTCCGCGGTGCGCTCGTACCGCGAGGCGATGATCCGATTCGCCGGGATGGGCAATCTCGACGTCTGGTACGCGAAGACCGACGCGGAGGGCCTGGAGGCCCTCGTCGCCGAACAGCTCGACAGGCGCGCCCGCAGGAAGCTGGCCGCCGCGATGGCGAAGGCCAGGACCCGCGACAGCCTGCAGGTCTTCGACAAGCTCACCGAGGTGGTGGACGGAGGCCCGCGGATCGCGGCGGACCCCCCGCTGCTGGTGCCGCTCGCCGACCTGCTGCCGGACGACGAGCGCGAGGAACTCGTGGAGCGGCTGAGCTCACTGGTGGGCCACTACGGGCGCACGCTGGAGAGCAACCGGCGGGCGCTGCTGGAGGACTACCGCCTGGTGGACGTCGCCCGCAAGGTGGTCGGTGTCGGCAGCGTCGGCACCCGCTGCTGGATCCTCCTGCTGCTCGGCAGGGACGACCGCGATCCGCTCTTCCTCCAGGCCAAGGAGGCCGACACCTCGGTGCTCGCCGACCACGTCGGCGCCAGCCTGTACTCCAACCAGGGTGAACGGGTGGTGTCGGGACAGCGGTTGATGCAGGCGGCGAGCGACATCTTCCTCGGCTGGGAGAGGGTGGACGGCATCGACGGCAGGAAGCGGGACTTCTACATCCGCCAACTGCGCGACTGGAAGGGCATCGCGATGCCGGAGACGATGTCGCCCGCCCAGCTGGAGACGTTCGGCAACGCCTGCGGCATGACCCTGGCCCGTGCGCACGCGCGGTCCGGCGACCGGGTGGCGATCGCCGCGTACCTCGGCCGGGGTGTCGTCTTCGACCGGGCGCTCGCGGAGTTCGCCGAGGCGTACGCGGACCAGAACGAGCGCGACCACCAGGCTCTCGTCGACGCGGTGCGGGCCGGCCGCCTGCCCGCACGCGAACTCCCGGCTGCCTGA
- a CDS encoding subtilase-type protease inhibitor, giving the protein MRFRRPAAVSAVALLCLAGATGIAQARPDSLYAPSAMVLSVAQGDDTAAATIVRATTLSCAPGARGTHPDPQAACAALKSSAGSFDRLLSEPDPDRACPMHYAPVTVSAVGVWEGRRVAWDHTFANSCTMAATLNGNAVFAF; this is encoded by the coding sequence GTGCGTTTCCGTCGCCCCGCCGCAGTCTCCGCCGTCGCGCTCCTCTGCCTGGCCGGTGCCACCGGCATCGCCCAGGCTCGGCCCGACAGCCTCTACGCCCCCTCGGCCATGGTCCTCAGCGTCGCCCAGGGGGACGACACGGCCGCGGCCACCATCGTCCGCGCCACCACACTCAGCTGCGCGCCCGGCGCCCGCGGGACACACCCCGACCCCCAGGCCGCGTGCGCGGCCCTGAAGTCCAGCGCCGGCTCGTTCGACCGGCTGCTGTCCGAGCCGGACCCGGACCGGGCGTGCCCGATGCACTACGCGCCCGTCACCGTGTCCGCGGTCGGCGTGTGGGAGGGCCGCCGCGTGGCCTGGGACCACACGTTCGCCAACTCCTGCACCATGGCGGCGACCCTGAACGGCAACGCTGTCTTCGCGTTCTGA
- a CDS encoding cysteine hydrolase, producing MPDLDPATTALLTVECQNGVVGEESALPELAKEARDSGMLGRVAALVEAARGAGVQVLHAVAERRPDGLGANSNARLFRAAGRLPVRQLTGSRAVEVAAPVTVSDQDLVVRRLHGLSPMAGTDLDALLRNLGVRTLVVTGVSSNIAIPNTVFDAVNFGYQVVVPADAIAGVPASCTAEVIRNSLALVAAVTTTEALLEAWAAGS from the coding sequence ATGCCGGACCTCGATCCCGCCACCACCGCGCTGCTCACCGTCGAGTGCCAGAACGGTGTCGTGGGCGAGGAGTCGGCCCTGCCCGAACTCGCCAAGGAGGCACGGGACTCGGGCATGCTGGGGAGGGTGGCAGCGCTGGTCGAGGCCGCGCGCGGGGCGGGCGTACAGGTGCTGCACGCGGTCGCCGAGCGGCGGCCGGACGGGCTCGGCGCCAACAGCAACGCACGGCTGTTCCGGGCGGCCGGGAGGCTGCCCGTGCGGCAGTTGACCGGAAGCCGCGCGGTGGAGGTGGCCGCGCCCGTCACCGTGTCCGACCAGGACCTCGTCGTGCGCCGGCTGCACGGGCTCTCGCCCATGGCCGGCACCGACCTCGACGCACTCCTGCGCAACCTCGGGGTCCGGACCCTCGTCGTCACCGGGGTCTCCTCCAACATCGCGATCCCGAACACCGTCTTCGACGCCGTGAACTTCGGTTACCAGGTCGTGGTCCCGGCCGACGCCATCGCCGGAGTGCCCGCCTCCTGCACGGCCGAGGTGATCCGCAACTCGCTCGCGCTGGTGGCGGCCGTCACCACGACCGAGGCGCTGCTCGAAGCGTGGGCCGCCGGGAGCTGA
- a CDS encoding pyridoxamine 5'-phosphate oxidase family protein, whose product MDGAQRRGRRIMMSGAEVDAFLREQRTCRVATVSPDGRPHVGALWFAWDGTSLWLYSITRSRRWADLRKDPRISVVVDAGESYDELRGVELSGSAVFVGEAPRTGEPCPELAEAERIFPVKNFGIEEMPHDGRHAWIRLTPDSVVSWDFRKI is encoded by the coding sequence ATGGACGGGGCTCAGCGGCGGGGGCGCCGCATCATGATGAGCGGGGCGGAAGTGGACGCGTTCCTGCGGGAGCAGCGGACCTGCCGGGTGGCGACGGTCTCGCCGGACGGGCGCCCCCACGTGGGGGCCCTGTGGTTCGCCTGGGACGGTACCTCGCTGTGGCTGTACTCGATCACCCGCAGCCGCCGCTGGGCGGACCTGCGCAAGGACCCGCGGATCTCCGTGGTCGTGGACGCGGGCGAGTCGTACGACGAGCTGCGCGGCGTGGAGCTCTCCGGCAGCGCGGTGTTCGTGGGAGAGGCCCCGCGCACGGGCGAACCCTGTCCCGAACTGGCGGAGGCCGAGAGGATCTTCCCGGTCAAGAACTTCGGGATCGAGGAGATGCCGCACGACGGGCGGCACGCCTGGATCCGCCTCACCCCGGACTCGGTCGTCTCCTGGGACTTCCGCAAGATCTGA